ctgtgggggcgagcgttgtcatcttggaggatgacgttaggtgccagattgtggagatatgggatcgccactggctgcagaatctcatcccgatatctcactgcattgagaaggccttcaatgatgacaaaccttgttttgccagtgagggagatgccgccccacaccgtGACTCttcccccaccaaaagctgttactccatcggtgcaacaatcagcatagcgttctccgcgtcgtctccatactttgaccctgccgtccaacttccgcagacagaacctggactcatcactgaacatgacattcccccacatgttcaggttccattgtctgtgttgtcgacaccagcgcaaacgggcctgacggtgaagggcagtcattgcaggcttcctggtagccttatgagaatacactgtttaccattggcagagcattttggcaatttttccttgggcgctacccacacaATAAggtgtgctgctcatcccacaaatgcatgatccttacaagttggacatcattgcgaaggtaaataaacaggctttccaacgatgtaaaatacaatgaccattagcattgtaacaacagagaaataatccaccaaacacaagtttatgaactttgtttttccagtatatatacactgtagatATATACATTGCTCAAAAGAAATAAGTGAACCCTTAATCATCACAGTATAACACCAAGTCAGTTAAACTTCAGAGATATCAATCTGTCCATTTAGGAAGCACAAgtgattgtgaatcactttcaGGTGCTTTGGTGCAAATGAAAGTGACAAGAGTTTTTGACCAAACTGTCAGAAACAGACTCCATGATGGTGGCCTGAGGGCCCGCCGTCCTCTAgtgcaggggttctcaaccttttgcaactgaaggcccacttgtgattgtcaaaacatttccgaggaccaccttcccaaataaatgagtaaaaaacctaacatgtttatacaacaaataataaactgggctgtagatatgtgttatgccactgtcagctgtaatgaccaaaatacatattctgcttaccctcagtgagacacttgggcttgcctctgggaaataatgagatcaagtcgtggtgggatgggtgagaggctgacacgcagagtagcattcaaagttgctttcagtttgttccttgcctttgattttgtgacagtcacaatggaaaaccctgactcacataaataggtggtggtgaaaggcaacagaaatttgattgcccgttttgacagagagggatattgactggcagccagtatccagaatgaagcaaggtcaacttgtgtgagctgaagtttcaggctgctgtctgctgatagttccatcagttcattttccaacacagtggagagagctatgtcttctgaagcaggatccacagagaaagggtccaaaatccaaaggtttCCATCTCGTGCATCTTCTGGGAAGTAGCCTGCAAACTTTCCCGACAACTGAGTCAAATGCTGGGTTATAACACTGGATatgttgacatgaggagtggcttccaaagtttcacttaggagtgaaaacacgtcaaatcgtccctccttgactcttctgttccacagaataagttttttcttgaagccctcaattttgtctgaaaccaaaaacactgctgtttctgccttgcattgatatattgagctgatttaactggtcagatatatctgataagtaggccagttttgcacaaaagttaccatcagtgtaatgctcagcaagaggggagtgctgctcttccagaaatgtgtgcacttctcatatttcctcaccacacgcttcggagcttttactggcgcagggttgtctcccacatcactttttcgctttaaaaaccgatccattttgtctcactgcatccgagaacgttagctagctaacagtggcaaacacgtttgtctctacctgatgatgtttggtgtttttacacaaggcctattgacggaggttgggtcacacttaatcaacgcgccttcggggtaccgcacatgcgcagtaatatctgctctgcactcgccgaaattgagccgatcgcaacacacaactgcagctccagttacactgcgcatgtgttatacccaatacaagacccgtgtccgcccgtgtctcagcctccttcaataggctttggttttacagcagctggcatcttacctcctttaggttttacctgttcactttgctaaataataataaaaaaaaaaatctagtaccactgcctccgcggcccactagatggcgctctgcGGCACACTGGTTGAGAATGGCTGCTCTAGTGGGACCTGTTCTCACAGCCCAGCACCGGGCAGCTCGATTGGCATTCGCCAGAGAACACCAGAATTGGCAGGTCCGCCATTGGCGCCCCGTTCTCTTCACAGATGAGAGCAGGTTCACACTGAGCTCATGTGACAGGCGTGAAAGAGTCTGGAGATGCCATGGTGAACGTTATGCTGCCTGTAACATCATCCAGCATGACTGGTTTGGCAGTGGGTCAGTGATGGTCTGGGTAGGCATATCCTTGACCtccacagacctccatgtcaTAACCAACGGTACCCTGACTGCTGTTAGGTACCGGGATGAAATCCTCAGAACGATTGTCAGACCTTAAGCTGGTGCAGTGgtccctgggttcctcctggtgcaggaCAATGCCCGGCCTCATGTGGCCAGAGTGTGTAGGCAGTTCCTGGATGATGAAGGCATTGATGCCATTGACTGGCACTCACGTTTCCGTGGCTAAATCCAATTGAGCACCTACGGGATGTTATGCATCGGTGCATCCGACGCCGCCAAGTACCGCCACAGACTGTCCAGGAGCTCACTGATGCCCTGATCCAGGTCTGGGAGGAGATCCCCCAGGACACCATCTGCCGACTCATCAGAAGCATGCCCAGATGTTGTCGGGAGTGCATACAGGCACGAGGGGGCCATACACACTACTGAGTCAAATTGTGAGATGCCATAATGGAATTCACGCAAGTTGGATCAGCCTGTGACTTCAattttttactttgattttCAGTGTGATTTTGAATCCAGCCCTCAGTGGGTTGAAGATTTTGGTTTCCATTGACCGTTGTTCTCAACAAATTATACAATGTACATCAGTAAAGATTTTCAACTTGAATAATTCGTTCATCAAGATCTGATGTGTGATTTAAGTGTTCGCTTAATTTTTTTGAGCAGTGTAGTATGTCAAGCATTACCTATCCTACAAAGCAGCGGACTACAATTCTACGAACTACAgtgaaacataaacaaatatttcCTGATATCATCATCCTCTCTGATCATTTCTGCCATGAATGATTTACCCAAATCATGGTATGATGATGTGTAAAATTTCATAAGTCCTGGAATCCAGAGGTACACAAATTTAAGTATTTCCTCCATTCTACTATACATTGAAATTGGTGCTGTCACAAATTCTGCCTCCTGCCAATCTTGAAAGTCGCTGGATATACGTCAATGAGGTCTGCATATTAAAAGTTCACTTTAATTgaaattgtcagaaaatggaATAATTAGGGCAGTAGGTGTCACTATGGTTTGTTACAACAAGTTCCAGGAAAGAAGGTATAGAACGAGATCTTTGCTTAAAAGGTGCAGTATGTAAGATCTGGCGGCATCTcacggtgaggttgcagattgcaaccactccagtgttatttatttattcattttggcaTTGGGCAAATCTAAAAAAGAGCTGATGTACAGTACATTATGAGTAAAGGGCCTAAGGATTTACTTTATACATCCAGTTTTATATTCAACAAGTACAGATTACAAATATATAGAGGTATGTACCTgtatattttatacatatataaaggTTAAAATAGTGATACAATAAATTATATCCATAATAAACATGTTTCTCTGATGAAGACAGGTTAGTTTCAACAATTGCACCAGCTGACACACTGTGCTCTCTAACCTCATGagtcatctttttttgtttacagcAAATGCCAATAAAAGACAGTCTTTTCCATTGCACCTACAGTGCAGGTGAGGATAAGTTATACTGCCACAGGTGTAAAACCAGAGGTACATTTGAATCAATGCATAGCAGTTAATTCAAAATTGCTTGTTAGATCCTTCATCAGTTGACTTGAGTAGTGAGAAACATATTTCATTTTTCAACAGGGGAGGCCACATCATAATAACGACAGTATAACTATGTATACAAATGCATCTTCTGGGGAATTACTAACACTGGTATCATTAGACTTAACTATTACTCAAATTTATCCAGCGTTTGTATTTGGCACACTCACCTATGTAATTATTATGTTTTGCAACTTGTTGGTATTAACAACTATTGCTGTGAGTAAAAAGCTACACAAGCCCATGTTTATCCTGCTGTTCAACTTGCCcattagtgacatggtgggtGCTACAGTTATTTTTCCTCAGCTTCTTTTCAGCATTGTGACACAGAACAGACTGATTTCCCATCCTGCATGTATTACTCAGGCTTTTCTGGTTCATTTTTATGGTACAGGAAATATGCTGATCTTGAGTGCCATGGCATATGACAGATATATTGCTATATGTTGTCCTTTGAGGTATAATGCTATCATGAGTCCACATAATTTAATcagaattattattttaatatggtTTCTAAATTTCTCAATGATGTTTACGTTGTTTATGCTGGCTGCACGGTTTAAAATTTGCAGGAGGAATATAGTGGATTTGTACTGTAACAATCCGTCATTATTGAAACTGGTCTGTGAGGACACCAGAGTCAACAACTACTATGGGATGATTTGTACAGTCTTAAACCAAGGGGGACCACTGGCAATAATAATATACACATATGCACAGATTTTGCGCACATGTGTCATGACTAATAATACAGATGCCCGGAGAAAAGCTATTCAGACATGTGGTACACATTTAGTTGTTTTCTTAATCTATCAAATTAATGTCTGCTTTACAATCATTGCTCATCGCATTGAGAGTTCATCCCCATACTTAAGAAGGGCTCTCGGTGTGTCAATTTTAATATTTCCCCCTTTTCTGGACCCGATTATATATGGACTGAAAACAACAGAACTCAAGCAGAGCATGATAACGTTCCTAAAAAGAAAAGTAGGTTCAACAAAGCTGTAACCAGTTTTGGCTTTCATATGAACTATATTACATTCGGCCTAAATTAATGTTGACTTCAAATCCGGCATAATTCAGcaacaataatgtgttttttttttacatataaattaATCCATCTGATGATTACATGTTTTGTGAATTTGTAAATTATCTAATGTTCAAATTTATGTTCAAATATCTTTATAATCACATGAGAGTTCCACTGTAATGGAACTGGAACTCATGTAATCATAATATAAATGATAAGGAATATGTCGACAGGAACTAATGTGAGGGAAAGACTGTGGAAATGAATCACAATAATTACAAATCCTTTCAGATCTGAAAGATTGCTGAAAGATATGAACAAAATCATtgctgtaaataaaataaagttgcacatgcatttatatttgaataaaaaattggaaaatatatagatacactCTGCTCTGTGTGAAATCTTGTAATGTAGGGCATTGTGTCttttcatattatatatttcatatattcaacatgtGGACTATAATATGAGCTAGTCATGtaaaaatgaaacacaaagaTGTATTTTCCTTTACAATGGAAGTGATTTGGAAatgtaatatactatatatccatccatccattatctgtaaccgcttattaTTCGAGGTTGcgagggggctggagccgatcccagctgacattgggtgaaggcagggtacaccatGGACAGGTcgtcagactatcacagggctgacacatagagacaggcAACCATTcccgctcacattcacacctacgggcaatttagagtcaccaattaacctgcatgtctttggactgtgggaagaAACCGGAGTACCTCGAGAAAACCCATGCTAACAGGGTCAATCACTTATAATCACTTATaagtgaaggtttctggacaatatttgtcattgttttgtgatgttaagaGATTTCTAATAGGctaatacatatacacataaatttgcataattGAAGCACatgtgcccactcccatgttgataagagcattaaatacttgacaaatctcccttttaagtgTGATTCATCGcgataaactatggacaattaatcatgtgattaatcgcaattaatcagcCACTTGAAGTCAGAGTGGTCGGTTCTGAGGTTGAAGTGAAGGCCCCCGAAGTAGCACATGAAATGCAGAGTACCACTGACTGACTTGCTGTGGTATACTACAACTTTCTACGATCAGGTGTCACACAGGTTACATGTAGCACAGCTCATGTTTCAATGTCACTGGTGTCCAtattgaggatgaaaagtttgGTGTGCTTAGGGGAAAAGACAACTAGGGCATTCACAAGAGCTCTCTACAGTGAGGTGAATGATGTATGGCACTCCTCTGTTCACATACTTTTCTATTAAGTGCAGGCCAAACTGGTATTTGATGCATCTATGCAACAATACTACTTAACAATCCTTTATTATGCGGCCAGGCACAGAAAGCTCTTCAAGTTTATCTTGTGTTTATGGCACAGTCCAGTTCCCCAGGGACATCCACCTTCAGTATGCAGTCCTCTACAGCTGTAATCCATACTTGGCAGTGAACAGACCTCTTTACAACCCGACAACCACCAAGGCTTCCCCCACAATTGGGGATAGCTCACCGGTGACATTCTGAAGTTTCACTCTGGAGGAGAGAATAGTTGTTTCCTTGTTACTTGGTAAACAAGAAGCTGCGTCCAGCAACACTGAGCAGAGTGTCCCCTAAATTGTCACAGGAGCACAACAGTCTTCTAACTCCACCTGCACTTGGTTGCAATGCTGAACTGCTTCACAGGTGTCTGGATGCACTAATGGACCAGGTGACCAGGCTGTCAAGACTCCTGTACATGGCTTGGGGCCCCGCTACTTACGCTGAGTGGTAGCTCATACTAGTTCAGTTAAATTCAACTCAGCCCCCTCCTGTTTAGACACACATCTCCTCAGTTGCACAAACTGTGGTCTCTTTGTCAGGTAGTCAAAAATCCAGGAGATTGTGGAGGTGCCTACCTGCATCTTTTGGAGCTTCTCTCGCAGCAACAAGGGCTGTGGATTGTGTTAAAGGCACTGGAGAaatcaaaaaaacattatccTCACAATGCTGCCAGCTTTGTCAAGGTGAGAGTGTGCTTGCTGAAGCAGGTAGATGATGGCATCCTCAACACCGACCTCGGAGCGGTAGGCAAACTGTAGTGGGTCCAGGGAGGTGGTCACATGAGGTCTGAGATGGGCCAACACCAGCCTCTCCAGGACTTTCATGCAGTGTGATGTTAAGGCAACCAGTCTATAGTCATTGAGGGCAGATGTAGAAGACTTCTTTGGTACCAGAACAAGGCAGGATGTCAAAACACAGCACTGGAACCTTCTCCTGGCTCAGGATAAGGTTAAAGAGGTGCTGTAGAATCCCACATAGTTGGTCCGCGCAGATCTTCACAACCCTGGGGCTGATGCCATCCGGACCTGCAGCTTTCCTACGAAGTAGCAGCAGAAATGTATTTAGCTGCAGAGTATCCATGTTGAACGTGAAAATCCTTCCGTATTACAGtgttcaaagaaaaaaagggcAATAAAAGacaaggaaaaacacaaaaacacgaGACATTGACTGGAGCTACTGCAACAGGCTGCCATTAGCACGGCGACATCTTGGAAGATGGAGTTGGGGTTTAGGGCAGAAAAGTTTTGTCTGGGTGAACTGACCACAGCATCCATCCTTTACTTTCATatccctctctctgctgttcTCTACAATTTAGCCACACAGTAATGCCCATAGTTGTTAGTCCCCTCGTTCCTCCCATCCCCACTCCACCATCAGCATCTTTCACACCAAATGCATTTTCTCACAGGAAGAAGATGCAGAGGTGTTACCTGAATTTCTGACAATTTACAAAGAGAAAAGTACACTGGCTACTGTAGTCCATAGCCAAggccaaaacaaagaaaacaatgaaCTCTGCTGTTAGCCCTGAGATTAGTCTCTCCCTTAGACTCATGCATATATACAGAGTTAGTCAGTTTCACACCAAATGTGCAGGCGTACATAAAGTACTGTAGATTTCTCAAGTTACAGCATAGAGTAAAACATAGTA
The Sebastes fasciatus isolate fSebFas1 chromosome 7, fSebFas1.pri, whole genome shotgun sequence genome window above contains:
- the LOC141770829 gene encoding olfactory receptor 52B2-like — its product is MYTNASSGELLTLVSLDLTITQIYPAFVFGTLTYVIIMFCNLLVLTTIAVSKKLHKPMFILLFNLPISDMVGATVIFPQLLFSIVTQNRLISHPACITQAFLVHFYGTGNMLILSAMAYDRYIAICCPLRYNAIMSPHNLIRIIILIWFLNFSMMFTLFMLAARFKICRRNIVDLYCNNPSLLKLVCEDTRVNNYYGMICTVLNQGGPLAIIIYTYAQILRTCVMTNNTDARRKAIQTCGTHLVVFLIYQINVCFTIIAHRIESSSPYLRRALGVSILIFPPFLDPIIYGLKTTELKQSMITFLKRKVGSTKL